The following are encoded together in the Pyxidicoccus xibeiensis genome:
- a CDS encoding S8 family serine peptidase: MKRWVLLGLVGGLVACNKDSVEAQACPGTAEGWLQQGAGLSGETAGDGLEEVLITYKPRVSASAMNEKAREDVLASAATRAGAQVKHRFPRLNMVSARVTAAAREALARDPDVAFVEENRVVRAMGMPRLPASVWLGGAPNSSGSVGEYTPGLQMVQAPSVWDANSDGVLDTGAGSGTGIKVCVIDSGLDYTHPELKDAYIGGKDFIDNDDDPKDESLDVDLNPIRGGGHGTHTAGTIAAQLGGGGTVRQGTDPNGVAGVAPTASLLIARVLDVRGNGRTDDVIRAIEWCTAQGANIASLSLGAERESANERLAFQQAAQAGVLSFAATGNSGADKVSYPAAYPTVIAVGAVDFAGEWASFSQFGDQVSLVAPGVSVLSATLRGAAPFAGVSAQGTEIIASPLEYSGIGKYTGRLVNCGLGDSIEACGGDATCSGFVAVVERGGGIFFEEKARNSIRAGARAVIVVNNDAEDGAGNFTLTSPSANWVPTASVALDSGGALRSLIGREVTVDVSGSDYLIQSGTSMATPHAAGVAALVWSARRDLTAAQVRQALEKSAKDLGPALKDAKYGHGLVQAADAIKYANDTWPRPPAPLP, from the coding sequence AAGCGTTGGGTCTTGCTCGGGCTGGTCGGCGGCCTCGTGGCCTGCAACAAGGACTCCGTGGAGGCCCAGGCCTGCCCCGGCACCGCGGAGGGCTGGCTGCAGCAGGGCGCCGGCCTCAGCGGTGAGACGGCGGGCGACGGCCTGGAGGAGGTGCTCATCACCTACAAGCCCCGCGTGTCCGCCAGCGCCATGAACGAGAAGGCGCGCGAGGACGTGCTCGCCTCCGCGGCGACGCGCGCCGGCGCCCAGGTGAAGCACCGCTTCCCCCGGCTGAACATGGTGTCCGCGCGCGTGACGGCCGCGGCCCGCGAGGCGCTCGCCCGGGACCCGGACGTGGCGTTCGTGGAGGAGAACCGCGTGGTGCGCGCCATGGGCATGCCGCGGCTGCCCGCGAGTGTCTGGCTGGGCGGCGCGCCCAACTCCTCCGGCTCCGTGGGCGAGTACACCCCCGGCCTCCAGATGGTGCAGGCCCCCTCCGTCTGGGACGCGAACAGCGACGGCGTGCTGGATACCGGCGCGGGCTCCGGCACCGGCATCAAGGTGTGCGTCATCGACAGCGGCCTGGACTACACGCACCCGGAGCTGAAGGATGCGTACATCGGCGGCAAGGACTTCATCGACAACGATGACGACCCGAAGGACGAGTCGCTGGACGTCGACCTCAATCCCATCCGCGGCGGCGGCCACGGCACCCACACCGCGGGGACCATCGCGGCGCAGCTCGGCGGCGGCGGTACGGTCCGCCAGGGCACGGACCCCAACGGCGTGGCGGGCGTGGCGCCCACCGCGTCGCTGCTGATTGCGCGCGTGCTGGACGTGCGCGGCAATGGCCGCACGGACGACGTCATCCGCGCCATCGAGTGGTGCACGGCGCAGGGGGCCAACATCGCCTCGCTGTCGCTGGGCGCGGAGCGTGAGTCCGCCAACGAGCGGCTGGCCTTCCAGCAGGCCGCGCAGGCGGGCGTGCTGTCCTTCGCGGCGACGGGCAACTCGGGCGCGGACAAGGTGTCCTACCCCGCGGCCTACCCCACGGTGATTGCGGTGGGCGCGGTGGACTTCGCCGGTGAGTGGGCCAGCTTCTCGCAGTTCGGGGACCAGGTGTCGTTGGTGGCGCCGGGCGTGAGCGTGCTGAGCGCCACCCTCCGGGGCGCCGCGCCGTTCGCCGGCGTCAGCGCGCAGGGCACGGAAATCATCGCCTCGCCGCTGGAGTACTCGGGCATCGGCAAGTACACCGGCCGCTTGGTCAACTGCGGCCTGGGAGACAGCATCGAGGCCTGCGGCGGGGATGCCACCTGCTCGGGGTTCGTGGCGGTCGTCGAGCGCGGCGGCGGCATCTTCTTCGAGGAGAAGGCGCGCAACTCCATCCGCGCGGGCGCCCGGGCGGTCATCGTCGTCAACAACGATGCCGAGGACGGGGCGGGCAACTTCACGCTCACCTCGCCGTCCGCCAACTGGGTGCCCACCGCGTCCGTGGCCCTGGACAGCGGCGGCGCCCTGCGGTCGCTCATCGGCCGGGAAGTCACGGTGGACGTCAGCGGCTCGGACTACCTCATCCAGTCGGGCACCTCCATGGCCACGCCGCACGCGGCCGGCGTGGCCGCGCTCGTGTGGAGCGCGCGGCGGGACCTCACCGCCGCGCAGGTGCGCCAGGCGCTGGAGAAGAGCGCCAAGGACCTGGGGCCCGCGCTCAAGGACGCGAAGTATGGCCATGGCCTGGTGCAGGCCGCCGATGCCATCAAGTACGCCAACGACACCTGGCCGCGGCCGCCCGCGCCGCTGCCGTGA
- a CDS encoding anti-sigma factor family protein yields MSACREHELDALLAGELSPEDAARVGAHAETCPACRHALTWLRTERGWMAQRARRTPARPALSFSALEARLARRPAVARWVPHPGTWTNWGKMMMGAAAAVAFVGLSLVRGGPVSGGDEPWSREVFAAALGGEACEDPSREAVAALEASVGACLVASPRLFTLR; encoded by the coding sequence ATGAGCGCCTGCCGTGAACACGAGCTGGACGCGCTGCTGGCCGGAGAGCTGTCCCCCGAGGACGCGGCCCGTGTCGGCGCCCATGCGGAGACATGCCCCGCGTGCAGGCACGCGCTGACGTGGCTCCGGACGGAGCGGGGGTGGATGGCCCAGCGCGCGCGCCGGACGCCGGCGCGCCCCGCGCTGAGCTTCTCCGCGCTGGAGGCCCGGCTCGCGCGCCGTCCCGCCGTGGCGCGCTGGGTGCCCCACCCGGGCACCTGGACGAACTGGGGGAAGATGATGATGGGCGCCGCCGCCGCGGTGGCCTTCGTCGGCCTCAGCCTCGTGCGCGGGGGCCCCGTGTCGGGCGGAGACGAGCCCTGGAGCCGCGAGGTCTTCGCCGCCGCCCTGGGTGGTGAGGCGTGCGAGGACCCCTCCCGTGAGGCGGTGGCAGCGCTGGAGGCCTCCGTGGGCGCCTGCCTCGTGGCCTCGCCCCGGCTGTTCACCCTGCGCTGA
- a CDS encoding RNA polymerase sigma factor, with protein MALLSAVKMVLAGAPPSDMDRERALLRRARAGDPAAFRTLFERHAPAVWRFLRDLLRDEPAADEATQETFVRAHGRLGALRDEDRLGAWLLGIARHVYLESRRGRGIHVDVDDEEHASRVEAVLPTPTPEDLLLDRELEGLLANALGLLREERRAALLLRIDHGLPYEEIASVMGWSLQKVKNEIHRARLQLREQLAAHVGGRP; from the coding sequence GTGGCTCTTCTTTCCGCGGTGAAGATGGTGCTGGCAGGTGCGCCCCCGTCCGACATGGACCGGGAGCGGGCCCTGCTGCGCCGGGCGCGCGCTGGAGACCCGGCGGCGTTCCGGACGCTCTTCGAGCGCCATGCCCCCGCCGTGTGGCGCTTCCTCAGGGACCTGCTGCGCGACGAGCCCGCGGCGGACGAGGCCACGCAGGAGACCTTCGTGCGCGCGCACGGGCGGCTCGGGGCGCTGCGCGACGAGGACCGGCTCGGCGCGTGGCTCCTGGGCATCGCCCGCCACGTGTACCTGGAGTCCCGGCGCGGCCGGGGCATCCACGTGGACGTGGACGACGAGGAGCACGCGAGCCGGGTGGAGGCGGTGCTGCCCACGCCCACCCCCGAGGACTTGCTGCTGGACCGGGAGCTGGAAGGGCTGCTGGCCAATGCGCTGGGCCTGCTGCGCGAGGAGCGGCGCGCGGCGCTGCTGCTGCGCATCGACCACGGCCTTCCCTATGAGGAGATTGCCTCGGTCATGGGCTGGTCCCTGCAGAAGGTGAAGAATGAAATCCACCGCGCACGGCTGCAGCTGCGCGAGCAGCTGGCGGCCCATGTGGGAGGTCGCCCATGA